The nucleotide sequence GATTACGCCGCGGCCAAGATCTTCCTGGACGTCCTGGATCCGACCCTGCTTCCCGTTCCCGGCACCGCCATCGCCTCGGCGATTCGCAAGGCCACGCAGGCCTTCGACACTCCCGAGAAACGCTACAAGGTCCTGGTCCTGATCACCGACGGGGAGGATCACGAGCGCGACGCGCTCGAGGCGGCCCGCGAGGCGGCCCGCCAGGGAGTGGTGATTTATACTCTGGGGGTAGGGACCGGCGCCGGCTCTCCCATTCCTCTGCGGGAAGGGGACGGTCCGGTCACCGGCTACAAGCAGGACCGGCAAGGAAAGATCGTCACCAGCCGCCTCGATCCTGTCAAGCTGTCGGAGATCGCCGAGGCGGCCGGAGGCCGCTATCTGCCCGTCACGGCCGAAGGGCGCGAGATCCGCGACATCGAGGATCGCATCGCCAAGATGGAAAGCCGTCAGATCGGCTCGCGCCTGCTGATCACCTATGAGGAGCGCTACCAGCTGCCGCTCGCAGCGGCGCTGTTCGCGCTCGTCCTGGAGGCGGGCATCGGCGGCCGGCTCCTGGTCGGGAAGCGGGAGGAGGAACGATGATCGGCCGGCCGGGGCTTCGGAGAATCCTCCTGCGCGGCGCTCTGGTCGCGGTGGCGTGCGCGCCCTGCGTGTTCGCGGGAGCGAGGTCCAAGAACGAGGAAGGGAACCATCTCTACGGGCAGCGGAAATACGACGAAGCCCTCAAGCGCTATACCGAGGCCCAGATCGAGGCCCCCGACGCGCCGCAGCTACATTACAACCTGGGGAACGTCCTTTTCCGGAAGGGGGAGGTGGAGAAGGCGCGTGACGAATATCGCCGCGCCCTGGCCGCCGCCGACCCCTCGCTCGATCCGCGGGCGGTCTACAACCTCGGGAACACGTTTTTCTCGCAGGATCAGTTCAAGGAGGCGATCGCCGCCTATCAGCGGACCCTCAAGCTCAAGCCGTCCGATCGTGACGCCAAGAAGAACCTGGAGCTGGCCCTCCTCCGGATGAAGCAACAGCAGCAGCCGCAAAATCAATCCGGAGGCGGCAAGCAGGACAAGGACCCGCAGCAGTCCCCGAAGCCGCAGGCGCCTCAGGCGGGCCAGTCGAAGAAAGAGGACAAGCAGCCGGAGCAGCGGCCCGAGAGCCGACCCGAGCGGAGGGAAAAAGGCGCCCTGTCGAAAGAAGAGGCGGAGCGGATCCTCAACGCTTTGCAGGAAGATGAGAAGGCCAACTTGAAGCAGCGCCTGCAGAAGGCCTCGGACGAACAGGAAAAGGTGGAGAAGGACTGGTGAGGAACTTCTTCCGGCGGGCTCTGCCTCTCGGTCTCTTCCTGGCCGCGTTCACCGCGATTCCGGCCCAGCAGCCCCAGGTGCGGGCGCGCGTCGAGCCGGACAGGGTCGCGGAAGGGAGCGAGGTGTCGCTGGTGATCGAGATCAGCGGAAGCAGCCAGGCGCCGGACGAGCCTCCCGATCTGTCGCAGCTTCCCGGCTTCTCCCTGGCGGGCGGGCCGTCGGTATCCACCTTCTTCCAATGGGTGAACGGCCGGACCAGCGCCTCCCGGACCTACACCTACGTGCTCATTCCTCAGGGGCGAGGGACGCGCCCCATCCCGCCTTTGGAGGTCAAGCTGGGGGGGCAGATCTACCGGACGGAGCCGCTGCGCGTGGAGGTCCTCCCGCGCGGCTCCACCTTCTCCGATCCGGAGACCCGCCGGAGGATCGCGCCGCCGCCGACCGTGCCCTCGCAGCTCTTCGTCGAAGCCAAGGTGGACAAGGCCGAAGTCTACCCCGGCGAGCAGGTGACGCTGATTTACAAGGTCGACACGCAGTTCGAGATCGCCCAGATGTCGCTGAAGGATCAGCCCACCTATCAGGGCTTCTGGGTGGAGGACATCAAGACGGACGACAAGGACGGCAAGTACGACGCCCGCCCGGTGCAGCGCCCGGAGGGGAATTTCATCGAGTACACCGTGTTGAAGAAGGCGCTGTTTCCGACCAACCCCGGCACTTTCACGATCCCGCCCCTGACCTTCCACTTCGCCGTCCGAAGGCGCGGGAACGACCCGTTCGACTCGTTCTTCTTCCAGCCCACCGAGAGCCTGTTCCGGGCCAGCGAAGCGGTCACGATCCGGGTCAAGGAGCTTCCGCTGCAGGGCCGGCCTCGTGAGTTCACGGGAGCCGTCGGACGGTTCACGCTGGAGGTCACTCCTGATCGCAAGGCGAGCCGAGTCAACGACGCCGTCGGGCTCCGCGTCCGTGTCGAGGGGCAGGGCAACGTCAGCACTCTCCAGAGCCCCATCCTCCCTGAAATCCATGATTTCAAGCGATACGAGCCAAAAGTGGAGGAGTCGGTCCAGGCGAAAGGGGGAACGCTGGTCGGCAGCAAGACCTGGAACTACGTCCTCATCCCACTGGCGCCCGGCGAGCAGGAGATCCCGCCGGTGCGCTTCGCGTACTTCGATCCCCAGACGGCGCAATACCGCGTCCTGCAGGAAGGCCCCGTCCGGCTGAGCATCGCGAAAGGGGATCTCTCCGAGATGCCGGTCCAGGCGGTCGCAGGGCGGTCCGAGATTCCCGTCCTGGGCTCCGACATCCGGTACATCAAGCTGGCGGGAAGGCACATCGAGGACGAAGGGGGCGACTTCTTCGCGAGCCGGGCCTTCATGGCCGTCCTGGCCGCGCCGCTGCTCCTGAACCTGGCGCTTCTGGCGGTGGCGCGCCGGCGATCCTCCCGGGCGGGCCAGGAGGGACAGCTCCGCAGCCGCCGGGCGGCGAGGCTGGCCAAAAAGCGGCTCTCCCGCGCCCGGTCCCGCCTGTCCCCCGGCGAGTCCCGCCATTTCTACCAGGAGCTGGCCTCGGCGCTCACCGCCTACCTCGCGGACAAGGTCGGAGTGCCGGCGTCGGGCCTGACCT is from Candidatus Polarisedimenticolia bacterium and encodes:
- a CDS encoding BatD family protein — encoded protein: MRNFFRRALPLGLFLAAFTAIPAQQPQVRARVEPDRVAEGSEVSLVIEISGSSQAPDEPPDLSQLPGFSLAGGPSVSTFFQWVNGRTSASRTYTYVLIPQGRGTRPIPPLEVKLGGQIYRTEPLRVEVLPRGSTFSDPETRRRIAPPPTVPSQLFVEAKVDKAEVYPGEQVTLIYKVDTQFEIAQMSLKDQPTYQGFWVEDIKTDDKDGKYDARPVQRPEGNFIEYTVLKKALFPTNPGTFTIPPLTFHFAVRRRGNDPFDSFFFQPTESLFRASEAVTIRVKELPLQGRPREFTGAVGRFTLEVTPDRKASRVNDAVGLRVRVEGQGNVSTLQSPILPEIHDFKRYEPKVEESVQAKGGTLVGSKTWNYVLIPLAPGEQEIPPVRFAYFDPQTAQYRVLQEGPVRLSIAKGDLSEMPVQAVAGRSEIPVLGSDIRYIKLAGRHIEDEGGDFFASRAFMAVLAAPLLLNLALLAVARRRSSRAGQEGQLRSRRAARLAKKRLSRARSRLSPGESRHFYQELASALTAYLADKVGVPASGLTYDRIEEILAARGVAEETRQRFRRSLEACDFARFAPSSSEKEEMERAARNAGEVIEELETAVRPA
- a CDS encoding tetratricopeptide repeat protein; translated protein: MIGRPGLRRILLRGALVAVACAPCVFAGARSKNEEGNHLYGQRKYDEALKRYTEAQIEAPDAPQLHYNLGNVLFRKGEVEKARDEYRRALAAADPSLDPRAVYNLGNTFFSQDQFKEAIAAYQRTLKLKPSDRDAKKNLELALLRMKQQQQPQNQSGGGKQDKDPQQSPKPQAPQAGQSKKEDKQPEQRPESRPERREKGALSKEEAERILNALQEDEKANLKQRLQKASDEQEKVEKDW
- a CDS encoding VWA domain-containing protein; translated protein: MPFGEPRALFLFLLIPLLGLFLVLVRRRRRKLLARFGREDLVARLVKAPGPLRWAIRVFLILFAAAFLILSLARPRWGRKVEEIRRKGVDVMVALDVSASMLAEDVKPSRLVRAREEVASLVDTLGGDRVGLVAFAGDSYVACPLTLDYAAAKIFLDVLDPTLLPVPGTAIASAIRKATQAFDTPEKRYKVLVLITDGEDHERDALEAAREAARQGVVIYTLGVGTGAGSPIPLREGDGPVTGYKQDRQGKIVTSRLDPVKLSEIAEAAGGRYLPVTAEGREIRDIEDRIAKMESRQIGSRLLITYEERYQLPLAAALFALVLEAGIGGRLLVGKREEER